The following are encoded in a window of Thermoproteota archaeon genomic DNA:
- a CDS encoding type II secretion system F family protein, protein MQEFQKNLNDVEVPKLSFFHSEKFKIGIASAVASGVILFLSFYLSELSITTGIKDIGIVFGILTGIVPITLLQVRESQRKDSIDRNLPLFLLSLVSAVQSGSNLIKAIEQAGDRNMGALTPELKNLRANISWGIPIDDAFENFANRMGTKISRRVVVLLQMALKIGGDITTNLEMIQKHVTELQNLEKERKSNLQPYTYTIYISYAVFIGIAVILSSQFFAEIETVQEMLKNTMKMTGSNGAGFFTALADIEIDQLNSLLFNMALVEAIFGGLAAGKIGSGTYVSGIKHVVIMVVIAVLAFALINTDSIGTIGI, encoded by the coding sequence ATGCAAGAGTTTCAAAAGAATCTAAATGATGTTGAAGTTCCAAAGCTTTCATTCTTTCATTCAGAGAAATTCAAGATTGGAATTGCATCAGCTGTTGCAAGTGGAGTCATACTATTTCTTAGCTTTTATCTTTCAGAATTATCAATTACTACAGGAATCAAAGATATTGGAATTGTATTTGGGATTTTAACTGGAATTGTTCCAATCACTCTACTTCAAGTTAGGGAATCCCAAAGAAAAGATAGTATTGATAGAAATTTACCATTGTTTTTGTTATCACTAGTTAGTGCAGTACAGAGTGGTTCTAATTTAATCAAAGCAATTGAACAAGCAGGAGATCGAAACATGGGTGCATTAACACCTGAGCTAAAAAACCTTCGAGCAAATATTAGCTGGGGAATTCCAATTGATGATGCATTTGAAAACTTTGCAAACAGGATGGGTACCAAAATTTCACGCAGAGTAGTAGTACTATTACAAATGGCACTAAAGATTGGTGGTGATATCACAACAAACCTTGAGATGATTCAAAAGCATGTCACTGAATTACAAAATTTAGAAAAAGAAAGAAAATCAAATCTTCAGCCATACACCTATACAATTTACATCTCTTATGCAGTGTTTATCGGAATAGCAGTAATTCTATCATCTCAGTTCTTTGCTGAAATTGAGACAGTGCAAGAGATGCTAAAAAACACAATGAAGATGACTGGAAGTAACGGTGCAGGGTTTTTCACTGCATTAGCAGACATTGAGATTGATCAGTTAAATTCACTGCTATTCAATATGGCCCTAGTTGAGGCAATATTTGGTGGCCTGGCAGCAGGAAAGATTGGTTCAGGAACCTATGTTTCAGGAATCAAACATGTAGTAATTATGGTAGTAATAGCGGTCCTGGCATTTGCGCTAATCAATACTGATTCCATTGGAACAATAGGCATCTAG